Genomic DNA from Desulfurellaceae bacterium:
CGGTCTGGGCTATGACAATGGGCGGCGGTATCTCAGAGCGCTGGGCGCAGTCACCGAGGAAGACATACGGCGGGTGGCCCGGACTTACTTTGATGAGCACACGGAGACCCTGGTTGTGGTGGGCAAGTAGGGCCGGGACGGAGGAACGGCGTGGAGCGCTGGCTGTGCCTGTCGGTCACGGTTCCGCACGAGGCGGTCGAGGCGGTGTCAAACTTCCTGATGGAACGCGGATCGCTCGGAGTGATAGAAGACGAGCGTGACCCGGCCGTCCCTCAGCCTCCAACAACGACCGTCCAGGCATTCTTTGCAGCCGACAGCCCAGGTCTGGCCCTGCGTTCGGCCCTGCACCGCTACCTGGACCAGCTCGCCCAGCTGTTTCCCCAGCTCGACCTCTCCCACCCGGTACAGCTGAGGACGCTTAACAGTCAGTCCTGGCAGGACCGGTGGCGCGAACACTTTCCACCGCTTGAGGTCGGCTCACGCTTTGTGGTGCTGCCGCCCTGGGAGACGGCCCCGGCTCAGACCCGACGCGAGTGTCTGGTCATTAACCCCAGCATGGCTTTTGGCACCGGTCACCACGCCACGACGCGGAGCTGTCTGGAGGCGATTGAGGCGCTGTGCCTGGCCCACGGCGCACCGGTCCGGGCACTCGACCTCGGGACCGGCTCGGGGATTCTCAGTATTGCGCTGGCCCGCCTCGGCTGCCCCGATATCTGGGCTCTGGACACCGACCCGGTCGCCCTGGACGAGGCGCGCAAGAATCTCGCCGCCA
This window encodes:
- the prmA gene encoding 50S ribosomal protein L11 methyltransferase codes for the protein MERWLCLSVTVPHEAVEAVSNFLMERGSLGVIEDERDPAVPQPPTTTVQAFFAADSPGLALRSALHRYLDQLAQLFPQLDLSHPVQLRTLNSQSWQDRWREHFPPLEVGSRFVVLPPWETAPAQTRRECLVINPSMAFGTGHHATTRSCLEAIEALCLAHGAPVRALDLGTGSGILSIALARLGCPDIWALDTDPVALDEARKNLAANRITSGVRLSAQPLESLSLTFPLIVANLFAQTLIELATPLTRATTPGGHLILSGIQTEQAADVEATFPAPVWREQSRLVADEWVSLVRQRV